The Rhodothermales bacterium genome segment TTGCCGATCTGATGACCCAACATAGGATCGAGGTTTTTGCTCTGCGGACACCGGTTGAGTTTGACGGCACAACGTACGCGCCCGATGCTTCACTCTACATCCCGCGAAGCCAGCCGCAGTCAAGGCTCATCGATGCGCTGTTCGAACGGAGAACCGAATTTCCCGATTCGATTTTTTACGACGTCTCCGCGTGGACGCTTCCCCTTGCTTTCGACCTGGCGGTCAAGGAGCTGACGCGCATCCCCGGCGACATGCTGGCGGGCCGCTGGACGCTCGAGGACGGTCGGTCGGCGCCGGCCGAAATCACGGTGTCGGATGCAGTTGCGTACTGCCTGGATTGGAACGACTTCTACTCCGCCCGGGCGCTGGTGCAGCTGCTCGAAGCGGGAGCCGACGCCCGGGTAGCAACGCAGGGTTTCCGGGCAACGACCGCGCGAGGTGACCGTTCGTTCGAAGCAGGTACGATCATCGTGACGCGGGGCACTCTGCCCTCCGAAACGTTACGCTCCGTGCTGGGTCGCATCACTGGAGCGGGGCAATTTCAGTTCCACTCCGTGACATCGGCACTTACCGTCGACGGGCCCGATCTCGGCAGTCCGGGCAACAAACTGCTAACGAAGCGGCGTATCGCACTTATCACGGGTGCGGGCACTAGTTCCTACCGTGCAGGAGAAGTCTGGCACCTTTTGAGTGAACGATTCGAGGTACCCGTGTCGCTGCTTGATGCCGGCTCGGTGACAGGGCCGGAGAATCTGACTCGCTACACGACACTCGTTGTGGCCGGTGGCCGGTATCCGGATCTCCCGGCAGACGTGGTCAACAAGTGGGTCTCCAACGGCGGACATCTGATCGCGACATCGGATGCGTCCCTGTGGGCGATCGCGAACGGATTCATCGACGCGGACACGCTGGCTGCCGATCTCGATTCTTTGCTGATCGGAGTGCCTTATGCGGAACGGTCGAGGACACGCGGGGCGCACTACATCGGCGGAGCCATTTTGAACACGGTAGTCGATCAGACGCACCCGTTGGCCTTCGGCCTCGGCAAGACTTTGCCCGTCTTTCGACAGGGGCACCGCTTCATGTCGAAGCCGCGGCCCGGCAGTGTGGTCGTCGCACAGTATGCAGAGGAGCCGGTGCTCAGTGGCTACGTGCCGGACGAGATCGCCGAGCTGACCCCGCAGGCGGCGTCGGTAGTGACCCGATCACACGGAAAGGGGCAGGTAATCCTGTTCGCGGAGAACCCGAACTTCCGCGGATTCTGGTTCGGAGCCGGCAGGATGTTTATCAATGCCGTCTTTCTTGCGGAGGCCCTGTAGCGGGCAACGTTTATCCCGGGATCACATCCCGAAATCGTCCGATGCCCTGTAGGCAGCGATAACGGCCTTCTCCCCTTCCACTCCGTCGCCGGAATTGCCGTGTTCCATTCCGAGCACGCCCTCAAATCCCTTCTGATGTATGTGCCGGAATACGTTGCGATAATTGATCTCACCCGTCGTCGGCTCGTTGCGACCCGGATTGTCACCGATCTGGAAGTATGCGATTTCGTCCCACGCCGCATCGATGTTGGGAATAAGATTCCCTTCAGAGATCTGCTGATGATACAGGTCGTCGAGGATCTTGCATGATGGACTTCCGACGGCCCGGCAGATCTCGAACGCCTGCGGAATGCGGGTGAGAAAGAGGCCCGGATGATTCCGGAAGTTGAGCGGCTCGAGCACCATGATGAGCCCGTGCG includes the following:
- a CDS encoding peptidase M14 yields the protein MALSIFRLIGRFAIVAFALPPIARAQELPLAVSFPPVEGLLGYDAGIPIPDAILGHRLGSRHTEPHQVVDYFEATEKISDRVVVRRHALSYEGRPLIHAIVTSPSNHARLERIRADNLTLSDSPDNVSRSLVEQMPAIVLMSYSVHGNEASGTEAALLLLYHLAAGTGPSVDAILDRLVVIIDPMLNPDGRSRFTTWANRNRGRAAVSDPQDREHNEPWPGGRTNHYFFDLNRDYLPAQHPETRGRLSVFHHWRPQVVTDFHEMGSEGTYFFQPGIPSRTNPNTSRLNQELTAEIAKYHAQALDLMPALYYSEETFDDFYYGKWSSYPDISGAVGILFEQASSRGLARETRGGDLHYATTVRNQFATSLSTLKATVQNRVRLLEYQRDFYSAAARETSGDAVKGFLVGAGSDRSRIEAFADLMTQHRIEVFALRTPVEFDGTTYAPDASLYIPRSQPQSRLIDALFERRTEFPDSIFYDVSAWTLPLAFDLAVKELTRIPGDMLAGRWTLEDGRSAPAEITVSDAVAYCLDWNDFYSARALVQLLEAGADARVATQGFRATTARGDRSFEAGTIIVTRGTLPSETLRSVLGRITGAGQFQFHSVTSALTVDGPDLGSPGNKLLTKRRIALITGAGTSSYRAGEVWHLLSERFEVPVSLLDAGSVTGPENLTRYTTLVVAGGRYPDLPADVVNKWVSNGGHLIATSDASLWAIANGFIDADTLAADLDSLLIGVPYAERSRTRGAHYIGGAILNTVVDQTHPLAFGLGKTLPVFRQGHRFMSKPRPGSVVVAQYAEEPVLSGYVPDEIAELTPQAASVVTRSHGKGQVILFAENPNFRGFWFGAGRMFINAVFLAEAL